The following coding sequences are from one Hydra vulgaris chromosome 04, alternate assembly HydraT2T_AEP window:
- the LOC136078931 gene encoding zinc finger MYM-type protein 1-like — protein sequence MEQMTVVFRFVSATESSSEKPAEVVVSEHFVTFLELQDTTGANMTKVVIDKLQELGVNLDDMRGQGYDNGANMRGKHNGVQARIRQLNPRAFFVPCSAHSLNLVLNDAANCCMEAVAFFDLIQGIYNFFSASTHRWSILLNHLSDLTIKPLSATRWESRVDAVRALRFQISGVYDALIEIAEDNTLTTAPQVKSRTEAKGIARNISNFKFVCSLVLWYDILFQINIVSKMLESQALDLSLALEHLNATKSFLCDYRCDEAFAAMVENAKKLAVELEIFEGFDVDDPVRVRRKSRQFLYEGRDEPIVSPEQNFRVSFFNRILDIAIQTINERFTQLSEYNELFGFLYNIGSKHFTDDELLKHCKDLQLALMSDSQSDINGVELWYEIKAIGRRLDTSNSDPKSVLKCIYTSNIVEVFPNLSIALRILLTLPVTVASAERSFSKLKIIKSYFRSQMCQDRLVGLATISIEKEIADHLDIEDLVNDSAELKARKIHF from the coding sequence ATGGAGCAGATGACAGTTGTTTTTAGGTTTGTCAGTGCAACTGAATCATCTTCGGAAAAACCAGCTGAAGTCGTAGTTTCTGAACACTTCGTAACTTTTCTTGAATTACAAGACACAACGGGAGCAAATATGACAAAAGTTGTTATCGATAAGTTGCAGGAATTAGGCGTAAATCTTGATGACATGAGGGGACAAGGGTACGATAATGGAGCCAACATGCGCGGAAAACATAATGGTGTGCAAGCCAGAATTCGTCAACTAAATCCTCGAGCTTTTTTCGTGCCTTGTAGTGCCCACTCGCTCAACTTGGTATTGAACGATGCAGCTAATTGTTGTATGGAGGCTGTCGCATTCTTTGATTTAATTCAAggcatttataactttttctcaGCATCAACTCACCGTTGGAGCATATTATTAAACCACCTAAGCGATCTGACTATAAAACCGTTAAGTGCCACTCGTTGGGAAAGCAGGGTCGATGCCGTACGGGCACTTCGATTTCAGATTAGTGGAGTTTACGATGCACTAATTGAAATCGCAGAAGACAATACATTAACTACTGCACCACAAGTCAAGAGTCGCACAGAGGCTAAGGGAATAGCcagaaatatttcaaatttcaaatttgtttgcTCCTTGGTATTGTGGTATGACATTTTATTCCAAATTAATATTGTCAGCAAAATGCTCGAATCACAGGCTTTAGACTTGTCGCTTGCTCTAGAGCATTTAAACGCTACCAAATCTTTCCTATGCGATTATCGCTGTGATGAAGCATTTGCCGCAATGgttgaaaatgcaaaaaaattggcAGTAGAACTAGAAATTTTTGAAGGATTTGATGTGGATGATCCCGTACGCGTACGCAGAAAGAGTAGACAATTCCTATACGAAGGTCGTGATGAACCGATAGTATCACCAGAACAAAACTTCAGAGTATCTTTTTTCAATCGAATATTGGACATCGCAATTCAAACAATAAATGAAAGATTTACGCAATTATCGGAATATAACGAGTTATTTGGGTTTCTTTACAATATCGGCAGCAAACACTTTACGGATGATGAGTTATTGAAACACTGTAAGGACTTGCAGTTAGCGCTTATGTCTGATAGCCAATCTGATATCAACGGGGTCGAACTTTGGTATGAAATTAAAGCTATTGGGAGACGACTTGATACTTCCAATAGCGATccaaaaagtgtattaaaatgtatttacacATCTAATATTGTCGAAGTATTCCCAAACCTTTCGATAGCTCTTCGCATACTACTAACGTTACCAGTCACAGTTGCTAGTGCTGAAAGAAGCTTTTCAaagctgaaaataataaaatcctaTTTCAGATCACAAATGTGTCAAGATCGTTTAGTTGGTCTAGCTACGATTTCCATCGAGAAAGAAATTGCTGATCATTTGGACATAGAAGATTTGGTTAACGATTCCGCAGAATTAAAAGCTAGGAAAATTcacttttaa
- the LOC136078929 gene encoding uncharacterized protein LOC136078929: MDYSVWSVLEAEACKKPHKTIDSLKKALQKAWDSLSPAYLRATVDDFPKRLEACVKADGAGFVGIEHSKALEKIREQIGSRKIISEDPTASYAAKIRRFLSKLNKKQRFSKEEYEKIYPSDPIPPRMYGVIKAHKPEKLYPMRIVISTIGTPNHGISEFLNVANNDIQVSYDVVNLYPSIPLKEATVILLEQLSNNLSYKNLTKLSIPKIKQLIELCLYQCYFHWNNEIHVMENSGPIGLSFMVVLAESFLQFHENNAIKMALTKNPALNLKSFLRYVDDSIARFPNIKQAKQFQDILNQQHPAIKYTIEVENETKTLNFLDIIITNNTLGKYEYKVYRKEAITNIQIKPHSNHDPNILTAIFKGFLHRAYSICSKHHLRNETNFLIDMFIENGYDEKLLRNITHQFHQKRQNKNKIPSECNNLPVVSLPWVPGLLLKLRKIFRKTGYRAVFISNPNLRSLLTSKNKTKPSNSQPRTYIIKCNCSKVYIGETKMQVCTRMHQHQKSINENKPNQSALAFHKTFCKENIIWEKTKTLKVENKKFKRKIREALEIQNNMCSAQNGGINLDEGQYVKTMFWTPFLKFKNQKKPFNR; the protein is encoded by the exons ATGGATTACTCAGTGTGGAGTGTTCTGGAAGCTGAAGCGTGCAAAAAACCGCATAAAACGATTGATTCTCTGAAGAAAGCGCTTCAAAAAGCATGGGATTCGCTTTCACCCGCCTACTTGCGTGCCACCGTAGATGACTTTCCAAAGCGTCTTGAAGCTTGTGTGAAAGCCGATG GAGCAGGTTTTGTAGGAATTGAACATTCTAAAGCTTTAGAAAAAATCCGTGAACAAATTGGTTCGAGAAAAATTATTAGTGAAGACCCTACTGCCAGTTACGCAgcaaaaattagaagatttctttcaaaactaaataaaaaacagcgTTTTTCTAAAGAGGAATACGAAAAAATATATCCAAGTGATCCTATCCCACCTCGAATGTATGGAGTAATAAAAGCTCATAAACCAGAAAAATTGTACCCTATGAGAATAGTTATCTCTACCATTGGCACACCAAACCACGGAATATCAGAATTCTTA AATGTCGCCAACAATGATATTCAAGTGTCTTATGATGTTGTAAATTTGTACCCGTCAATTCCGTTAAAAGAAGCCACCGTTATACTTTTAGAACAATTAAGTAAcaatttatcatataaaaacttaacaaaactAAGTATACCTAAAATAAAGCAACTCATAGAACTTTGCTTATATCAATGTTATTTTCATTGGAACAATGAGATTCACGTAATGGAAAATTCAGGACCAATCGGACTTTCTTTCATGGTTGTTCTCGCGGAATCTTTTCTACAATTCCatgaaaataatgcaattaaaatggCTTTGACAAAAAATCCTGCACTTaatctaaaatcatttttaagatACGTTGACGATAGTATTGCAAGATTTCCTAACATCAAACAAGCAAAACAGttccaagatattttaaatcaacaacatcCTGCAATAAAATACacaattgaagttgaaaacgaAACAAAAACGCTTAACTTTCTTGATATAATCATTACAAATAACACACTAGGAAAATATGAGTACAAAGTATATCGAAAAGAGGCAATCActaatattcaaattaaaccGCATTCAAATCACGatccaaatattttaacagCTATATTTAAAGGTTTTCTCCACAGAGCTTACTCCATCTGTAGTAAACATCATTTGCGAAacgaaacaaattttttaattgacatgtttattgaaaatgggTACGATGAAAAGCTATTGAGGAATATTACACACCAATTCcatcaaaaaagacaaaataaaaacaaaattccaTCAGAATGCAACAATCTTCCTGTAGTGTCTTTACCTTGGGTACCAGGCCTTTTACTAAAACTTCGAAAAATATTCCGAAAAACAGGGTACAGAGCAGTATTTATATCAAACCCAAATTTAAGATctttattaacatcaaaaaacaaaacaaaaccaAGTAACAGCCAACCTAGAacgtatataataaaatgcaactGCTCCAAAGTTTACAtaggtgaaacaaaaatgcagGTATGTACGCGGATGCATCAACATCAGAAGAGCATTAATGAAAACAAGCCTAATCAATCTGCATTAGCATTTCATAAAACCTTTtgcaaagaaaatattatttgggaaaaaacaaaaacgttaaaggtagaaaataaaaagtttaaaagaaaaattagagagGCGttagaaatacaaaacaacatGTGCTCTGCGCAAAACGGCGGAATTAACCTTGATGAAGGCCAATATGTCAAAACTATgttttggacgccatttttgaaatttaaaaatcaaaagaagccattcaaccgctga
- the LOC136078930 gene encoding uncharacterized protein LOC136078930, protein MTRPSPYRQSIIDFHEKGVSARDIQTRLKVPRKLVYRTIQRFKALRTMSDRPRKGRKRSVVTDAKIKQVRERVRRNPERSMRQMAKQLQISRSSLGRITKDYLNLTAYKKNPAQLLSQASKQKRKDRCKDLLARFANNAHLNIVFTDEKIFTVQQHHNVQNDRVYASSKPNITIQKAAHPLSVMVFAGISATKKTPLIFVQQGVKVKAQNYLNDVLIKEILPWSQKELRKHCWTFMQDSAPAHKAKIVQDLLGRNTPDFIKHNE, encoded by the coding sequence ATGACAAGACCATCACCATATCGGCAAAGTATTATTGATTTTCATGAGAAAGGAGTTTCAGCACGCGACATCCAGACTAGACTCAAAGTGCCGCGAAAGCTTGTTTATAGAACAATTCAACGCTTCAAAGCATTGAGAACAATGTCAGATCGTCCACGCAAAGGAAGAAAGCGCTCCGTGGTGACTGATGCAAAAATCAAGCAAGTTCGTGAACGGGTGCGCCGCAACCCAGAACGCAGTATGCGACAAATGGCCAAACAGCTCCAAATTTCTCGAAGTTCTCTTGGAAGAATTACCAAGGATTATCTAAATTTGACAGCTTACAAGAAAAATCCTGCACAGCTTTTGTCTCAGGCATCAAAGCAGAAGCGCAAGGATCGCTGCAAGGATCTCCTCGCCCGTTTCGCCAACAACGCTCATCTCAACATCGTTTTCACAGACGAGAAGATTTTTACAGTTCAACAACATCACAATGTGCAGAATGATCGTGTCTACGCTTCCTCAAAGCCTAATATCACAATACAAAAGGCAGCACATCCTCTTTCAGTAATGGTGTTCGCGGGTATCAGTGCCACCAAGAAGACACCATTGATTTTTGTTCAACAAGGCGTTAAAGTAAAAGCCCAAAACTATCTGAATGACGTTTTGATCAAAGAAATACTTCCATGGAGTCAAAAGGAGCTTCGTAAACATTGTTGGACATTCATGCAGGATAGTGCTCCAGCCCACAAAGCCAAAATTGTGCAAGATTTGCTCGGCCGAAACACCCCCGATTTCATCAAGCACAATGAGTAG